One Pseudoalteromonas sp. NC201 DNA segment encodes these proteins:
- a CDS encoding 5-oxoprolinase subunit PxpA, which produces MLLNCDLGESFGAWKMGLDEHVMPHIDMANVACGFHAGDPDVLAQTLKLVNTHQVTLGAHPSYPDRQGFGRRSMQLSEQEIINALHYQIAAIEGMAKVQGLTLNYVKPHGALYNDMMKSQRILSCVIKAISHYPSELKLMVLATAQQASHQQLADDYNVSLIFEAFADRLYTDEGLLTPRSEAGAVHDKSALLAQVKQLHQQGSVTTASGKSLSLRADTLCVHGDNEASIALIEEIRNVINQ; this is translated from the coding sequence ATGTTATTAAATTGCGACTTGGGTGAAAGCTTTGGCGCTTGGAAAATGGGGTTAGACGAACACGTAATGCCACATATCGACATGGCCAATGTCGCTTGTGGTTTTCACGCAGGAGATCCTGATGTACTCGCGCAAACACTAAAGCTGGTCAACACGCATCAAGTGACGCTTGGCGCACATCCAAGCTATCCAGACCGCCAAGGGTTTGGCCGCCGCTCAATGCAGCTCTCTGAGCAAGAGATAATCAACGCCTTACATTACCAAATTGCCGCAATTGAAGGGATGGCAAAGGTGCAAGGCTTAACACTAAATTATGTAAAGCCACACGGCGCACTTTATAACGATATGATGAAGTCACAAAGGATATTAAGCTGTGTTATCAAGGCCATTTCACACTATCCAAGTGAGCTTAAGTTGATGGTGCTAGCCACTGCGCAACAAGCAAGTCACCAACAACTCGCCGACGACTATAATGTATCACTGATTTTTGAAGCCTTTGCCGATAGGCTGTACACCGATGAAGGCTTACTGACTCCCCGCTCTGAAGCGGGCGCAGTGCATGACAAATCAGCACTACTTGCGCAAGTTAAGCAATTACACCAGCAAGGCAGTGTCACGACTGCAAGTGGGAAGTCACTTTCCTTACGCGCCGACACCTTATGCGTTCACGGTGACAACGAGGCGAGCATTGCCTTAATTGAAGAAATAAGAAACGTGATAAATCAATAA
- a CDS encoding GNAT family N-acetyltransferase codes for MQLTTERLTLRPILNTDWPLWLELHQQPDVMRFIGEITDEATLREKFNRGLSAGLGQWHKEDNTWLTLVIEETATATPIGLHGFLSMWAPFQQAELGFMLSPEFQGKGYAFEASKAVIDFALHECNYHKLIATVTQGNHASHHLLKKLGFELEGTLKHNFQINGEWVNDEKFGLLK; via the coding sequence ATGCAGCTCACAACAGAAAGACTTACCTTAAGACCTATACTTAATACAGATTGGCCGCTATGGTTAGAACTTCATCAACAACCAGATGTCATGCGTTTCATCGGTGAGATTACCGATGAAGCTACGCTGCGTGAAAAGTTTAACCGTGGTTTAAGCGCCGGACTTGGGCAGTGGCACAAAGAAGATAACACCTGGCTCACCTTAGTGATTGAAGAAACGGCCACAGCGACCCCAATCGGGCTACACGGATTTTTAAGTATGTGGGCCCCATTTCAACAGGCCGAGTTAGGTTTTATGCTTTCCCCCGAATTTCAAGGAAAGGGTTACGCCTTTGAAGCTTCTAAAGCCGTCATTGATTTTGCCTTGCACGAATGTAATTACCACAAGCTCATCGCCACCGTTACCCAAGGAAATCATGCCTCTCACCATTTACTCAAAAAACTAGGATTTGAGCTTGAAGGCACGCTAAAACATAACTTCCAAATTAACGGTGAGTGGGTAAATGACGAAAAGTTTGGGTTGCTAAAGTAA
- a CDS encoding D-glutamate cyclase family protein, which yields MDPSASLSAPHAIRKLIKDGDYTGPTKGFVPGFTQCNVIILPQSEAYSFFRFCESNQSVCKLIIPPSEPGNFNFDTLGKDIDIRYHLPKYQILEHGQLAQECHNIEEHWRDDLVTFAFASYLSFDNLLAQYGINPPSANPTTPLPLYISNLPCNSVDKYEANQILAMRPLTKQNLISTIQAATLSRLPYALPLHFGEPNEVGIKDLSKPNFGEPLICKEGQLPVFWGSSLTAQLAIAKAAPEFCIMNSPHHLLVTDRQDLELAVTK from the coding sequence ATGGATCCCAGTGCTTCTTTAAGTGCACCACATGCAATAAGAAAATTGATCAAGGATGGTGATTATACGGGCCCTACTAAAGGGTTCGTGCCTGGGTTCACACAATGTAATGTGATTATTTTGCCACAAAGCGAAGCATATTCATTCTTTCGCTTTTGTGAGAGTAATCAATCTGTTTGCAAGCTAATTATTCCGCCCAGCGAGCCGGGTAATTTTAACTTTGACACTTTGGGGAAAGATATAGACATTCGCTACCACCTCCCCAAGTATCAGATTTTAGAGCATGGCCAGCTCGCCCAAGAATGCCATAATATAGAAGAGCACTGGCGCGACGATTTAGTTACCTTTGCTTTTGCCAGTTATCTTTCTTTTGATAACTTACTCGCGCAGTATGGAATAAACCCGCCATCGGCGAATCCAACCACGCCTTTACCACTCTACATCAGTAATCTGCCTTGCAACTCTGTGGATAAGTACGAGGCGAATCAAATATTGGCGATGCGCCCATTAACCAAGCAAAATCTTATTAGTACCATTCAAGCGGCAACGCTGAGCCGACTTCCCTATGCGTTGCCACTTCATTTTGGTGAACCTAATGAGGTCGGGATCAAAGATCTGAGCAAGCCTAATTTTGGCGAGCCATTGATTTGTAAAGAGGGGCAGCTTCCGGTTTTTTGGGGTTCTAGCCTGACAGCTCAGTTAGCCATAGCAAAAGCGGCACCTGAGTTTTGTATTATGAATAGTCCACACCATTTATTGGTGACAGATAGACAAGATTTAGAGCTTGCAGTAACGAAGTAG